The Pseudogulbenkiania sp. MAI-1 sequence GTCGGCGCCGGCAAGCTGATCCAGCTCCTGTTCGGCATGAGCTACACCTCCGCGGTGATCCTGGTCGGCGTGCTGATGGTGCTGTACGTGACCTTCGGCGGCATGCTGGCTACCACCTGGGTGCAGATCATCAAGGCCATCATCCTGCTGGCTGGTGCCTCGTTCATGGCCTTCATGGTGCTGGCCTCGGTCGGCTTCAGCCCGGAAGCGCTGTTCCAGAAAGCCACTGAAGTGCACGCCAAGGGCGTCGCCATCATGTCCCCGGGCAAGGCCGATCCGATCGACTCGATCTCGCTGGGTCTCGCCCTGATGTTCGGTACCGCCGGTCTGCCGCACATCCTGATGCGCTTCTTCACCGTGTCCGACGCCAGGGAAGCCCGCAAGTCGGTGTTCTTCGCCACCGGCTTCATCGGCTACTTCTACATCCTGACCTTCATCATCGGCTTCGGCGCCATCATGCTGGTGCTCAACCAGCCGGGGATGATGGAAACCATCGTCAAGAACGGTAAGGAAGTGACCCAGCTGGTGGGCGGCTCCAACATGGCGGCGATCCACCTGTCCAAGGCAGTGGGCGGCGACCTGTTCCTCGGCTTCATCTCCGCCGTGGCCTTCGCCACCATCCTGGCGGTGGTAGCCGGCCTCGCCCTGTCCGGCGCCTCGGCCGTGTCGCACGACCTGTACGCCTCGGTGTTCAAGAAGGGCAAGGCCAACGAAGCCGACGAGATCCGCGTCTCCAAGATCACCACCGTGATCCTGGGCGTGGTGTCCATCGTGCTGGGCCTGCTGTTCGAGAAGCAGAACATCGCCTTCATGGTCGGCCTGGCATTCTCGATCGCCGCCTCGGCCAACTTCCCGATCCTGTTCCTGTCGATGTTCTGGAAAGGTCTGACCACCCGCGGCGCGGTGATCGGCGGCTTCATCGGCCTGATCTCGGCGGTGGTGCTGATCGTGCTCGGCCCGGCGGTATGGGTCGACGTGATGAAGAACGAAGCAGCGATCTTCCCGTACAAGAACCCGGCGCTGTTCTCGATGACCCTGGCCTTCGCCTTCACCTGGCTGTTCTCGGTGCTGGATAGCTCCAAACAGGCCAGCGACGAGAAAGCCCAATTCGACGCCCAGTACGTCCGTGCCATGACCGGCATCGGCGCCAGCGGCGCGTCCAAGCATTAATCTGCAACTCAGAGCCCGCCGCACCCCCCGGGGTGCGGCACCGGGCCCGCTACAAGGAGAATACAATGTCCACCCTCGAATCGATCCTAAAAGAAACCCGCAGCTTCCCGCCCTCCGACGACTTTCGTCGCAAGGCCAGCATCTCCGGCATGGAAGCCTACAACGCGCTGTGCGAGCAGGCTGACGATCATTACCTGTCGTTCTGGGGGGACTTGGCGCGTGAACTGATCACCTGGAAGAAGCCGTTCTCGCGCGTACTCGACGACAGCAACGCCCCGTTCTTCAAGTGGTTCGACGACGGCGTGCTGAACGTTTCCTACAACTGCCTCGACCGCCATCTGCCGCTCAACGCCAACAAGATCGCGCTGATTTTCGAAGCGGATGACGGCGACGTCACCCGCGTCACCTACGCCGAACTGCACCGCCGCGTCTGCCAGTTCGCCAACGGCCTGAAGAGCCTCGGCATCGGCAAGGGCGACCGCGTGGTGATCTACATGCCGATGGTGATCGAAGCCATCGTCGCCATGCAGGCCTGCGCCCGTATCGGCGCCATCCATTCCGTGGTGTTCGGCGGCTTCTCCGCCGGCGCCGTGAAAGACCGTATCGAAGATGCCGGCGCCAAGGCCGTCATCACCGCCAACGAAGGCCTGCGCGGCGGCAAGACCGTTCCGCTGAAGGCTACCGTCGACGAAGCGCTGGCCATGGAAGGCACCGCCAGCGTCAAGAACGTCATCGTCTACCAGCGCACCAACGGCGGCGCCAACTGGAC is a genomic window containing:
- a CDS encoding cation acetate symporter: MKKSLTALALAGLSLTPALAFAAGAFEGDVQKQATNWPAIIMFFIFVAFTMGITYWAARRTRSASDFYTAGGGITGFQNGLAIAGDYMSAASFLGISAMVFDKGFDGLIYSIGFLVGWPVILFLVAERLRNLGKFTFADVASYRLQQTPVRSFAATGTLVVVALYLIAQMVGAGKLIQLLFGMSYTSAVILVGVLMVLYVTFGGMLATTWVQIIKAIILLAGASFMAFMVLASVGFSPEALFQKATEVHAKGVAIMSPGKADPIDSISLGLALMFGTAGLPHILMRFFTVSDAREARKSVFFATGFIGYFYILTFIIGFGAIMLVLNQPGMMETIVKNGKEVTQLVGGSNMAAIHLSKAVGGDLFLGFISAVAFATILAVVAGLALSGASAVSHDLYASVFKKGKANEADEIRVSKITTVILGVVSIVLGLLFEKQNIAFMVGLAFSIAASANFPILFLSMFWKGLTTRGAVIGGFIGLISAVVLIVLGPAVWVDVMKNEAAIFPYKNPALFSMTLAFAFTWLFSVLDSSKQASDEKAQFDAQYVRAMTGIGASGASKH